From the genome of Sphingobacterium kitahiroshimense, one region includes:
- a CDS encoding metallophosphoesterase: MLKFLCVTLLSFLMTGVFAQDSVVNRVIFIGDAGEINFKQETIIPLAAALVLKGKTTVMFLGDNIYPSGMGLPGSKEELETASILRSQYEPMRAADAPVYFIPGNHDWDKMGKQGLAKIRAQGNFLDAQQDSLLQLVPKNGCPDPVEIPISDHLVIIAYDSEWWLFPHEKIDTNIRCGCDSEVKVIEKLKELVHKNKNKTILVASHHPFYSYGVHAGYYSWKDHIFPLTILNKNFYLPLPVIGSLYPLMRSTVFSNPEDMNHSDYKRLKLQVNAVFEGVPNYVYISGHDHGLQFIKKRDQYQIVSGSGAKSSSIKSNSNLLYKNSMQGFVTVDLLLDRSTQITYYTYDNKGIKADYAYRIPYKTEITNK; encoded by the coding sequence ATGTTGAAATTTTTATGTGTTACACTTCTTTCATTTTTAATGACTGGGGTATTTGCACAAGATAGTGTAGTAAACCGAGTTATTTTTATTGGTGATGCCGGTGAGATTAATTTTAAACAGGAAACGATTATTCCACTTGCCGCCGCACTGGTTTTAAAAGGGAAGACAACTGTTATGTTTTTGGGGGATAATATCTACCCCAGTGGTATGGGGCTACCCGGTAGTAAGGAAGAATTGGAAACAGCATCGATCTTAAGGTCACAGTATGAACCTATGCGAGCAGCTGATGCGCCAGTATATTTTATACCCGGCAATCATGATTGGGATAAGATGGGGAAACAGGGACTAGCAAAGATCAGAGCTCAAGGAAATTTTCTGGATGCACAACAAGATTCACTTTTGCAATTAGTTCCTAAAAATGGCTGTCCTGATCCGGTAGAAATTCCTATTTCAGATCATCTGGTTATTATTGCCTATGATAGTGAATGGTGGCTTTTTCCTCATGAAAAGATCGATACAAATATTAGATGTGGCTGTGATTCTGAAGTTAAAGTTATAGAAAAACTGAAGGAATTGGTTCATAAGAATAAGAATAAAACAATTTTGGTTGCTTCACATCATCCTTTCTATTCATACGGTGTTCATGCGGGTTACTATTCGTGGAAGGACCATATTTTTCCACTTACAATATTGAATAAAAATTTTTACCTTCCATTACCTGTAATTGGATCATTGTATCCATTAATGAGATCAACAGTGTTTTCAAATCCTGAAGATATGAATCATTCGGATTACAAACGTTTAAAACTACAAGTAAATGCGGTATTTGAGGGAGTTCCGAATTATGTTTACATATCTGGTCACGATCACGGCTTACAGTTTATAAAAAAAAGAGATCAATATCAAATTGTTAGCGGTTCTGGAGCAAAAAGCTCATCTATAAAAAGTAATAGTAACTTACTTTATAAAAATTCAATGCAGGGTTTTGTTACTGTGGATCTATTATTGGATAGAAGTACTCAGATTACTTATTATACTTACGATAATAAGGGTATTAAGGCAGATTATGCATACCGGATACCTTATAAAACAGAAATCACAAATAAATAA
- a CDS encoding SdiA-regulated domain-containing protein gives MSKEMNGRKLLLICMPIASLFFLTACAQTTQVYRSPKGYDFNKGEKLFLPDALHELSGIAFPAESSKHIFANEDENGLVYYFAPGEHQYQQIKFAKKGDYEGIAISNGYIVVLESKGTVYSFPYSDILQREATNVKVGKDLIPKAEYESLAASQSDSLLYIICKKCAVDKSSSTVTGYVLGLSKEGDFFKKGEFKIDEKQIDLISSLKGKQFRPSALTKNKRTNEWYILSSINKMLVVANDKWEVVGAFPLDPSLFNQPEAIAFDDSGSLYIGNEGGDKANKATLLKFKLN, from the coding sequence ATGAGTAAGGAAATGAATGGTAGAAAATTATTATTGATATGTATGCCTATTGCTAGTCTATTTTTCTTGACAGCATGTGCACAAACTACTCAAGTTTATAGGAGTCCAAAGGGCTATGATTTCAATAAAGGAGAAAAATTATTTTTACCAGATGCTCTTCATGAACTATCTGGAATAGCATTTCCTGCAGAAAGCTCCAAACATATCTTTGCAAACGAGGATGAAAATGGTCTGGTGTATTATTTTGCGCCAGGTGAACACCAGTACCAGCAGATCAAGTTTGCAAAGAAAGGTGACTACGAGGGAATTGCCATCAGTAATGGATATATTGTAGTGCTAGAAAGTAAAGGTACAGTCTATTCGTTTCCTTACAGTGATATACTTCAAAGGGAAGCTACAAATGTTAAAGTAGGAAAAGACCTGATTCCTAAAGCTGAATATGAATCACTAGCGGCCTCTCAATCAGACAGTTTATTGTATATTATATGTAAGAAATGTGCTGTTGATAAATCGTCTAGCACAGTTACTGGTTATGTATTGGGACTTTCTAAAGAGGGTGATTTTTTCAAAAAAGGGGAATTTAAAATTGATGAGAAACAAATTGACTTAATTAGTAGTTTAAAAGGAAAACAGTTTCGGCCATCAGCTTTGACTAAAAACAAGCGGACAAACGAGTGGTATATTTTGTCTTCAATTAATAAAATGTTAGTTGTTGCAAATGACAAATGGGAGGTGGTTGGCGCATTTCCATTAGATCCGTCACTTTTTAATCAGCCTGAAGCTATTGCATTTGATGATTCGGGCAGTTTATACATTGGTAATGAGGGTGGAGATAAAGCAAATAAAGCAACATTATTAAAATTTAAATTGAATTAA